The window CTTGAATCTGCACCCGCAATCCTCTGATATACCTCACCACTAATTGATCTTCAATTTTGTGTACCTCATTCTGGACTTTAAGTTGGAAAAACTCGGTGGTATATTCATTTACCGTTCGAGTTCCTTGCCGTAAATTCTGCAATTGCtgatacattaatctctaaaAATTATATGGCAGAAAACTGGCTCGCAAGtgtttcttcatcttctcccaCGTCACAACTTTTGACTTGCCCAATTTGCTTCTGGTCAATTTGAGCTGCTGCCACCAAGTCGTGGCTCTGTCTCGCAACCTAATTGCTACCAAAGGTACACGTTTGTCTTCGAGCACTCCTTTAAATTCCAAAATCAAGAAACTCCTCAGATTTGAGGCTGCCATGAAATTCTGGAATTTCAGTCCGCATCCCCAACTCCCAACGCCTCCTGTCTTCCTCGAATGGTCGCCTCCTGTCATGCTCGACAGCGCCCCTTTGCTGTCTTCGTGGAATATCAGCAAAATAGTTCTCTCCTTCCGACTCCTCTTCGGTTTCCTCTCGATCAGGGTCAGAATTCGGATTAGGGTTTCTCCGATTTTAGTTCTCCACAAGTGCAGCCATCTGCTGTGTGAACTGCTCCATCATACGATCCATTCTCTGTTCTAGTTGTCACAGGTTGTCACGCTCAAGAACATCGTCCACACGATCCCTTCTCCTGGGCGGCTTGGCTGTTCCAGATCAAATCGTAgtctctgataccaactgatgCAGCGGAACCTAAATTGCGatctgttgattcgcgcacgaataccagaCAACAACCTTCCATCACCTGTTAATTCTACGAATATCaggaataggcatcaaactcaaAAACAAATCCAAAATTGGAAGAAAGAGCACAGTAGCTCcacaactttattgataaattcGAAATTCAACTCCCtcaaccctagggttgtacaaagcttaaataggtcTTAAAAACGCTTAAATTgcacaaaaaatataaaatttcctaaaattgtaaaaatgtcctaaataacataaattgcctgtttgatgccataaatgatgaaatttgccttaaatatagaaaaatcatggcgaagcggtgagttttgctccggatgccgtttccttcgaaatagagTCGTCAAAACCTGTTTTtctccaggtaccgacttgccgCCTCTTCTACCGCGTCACGATGGCTGGCGCGGTTCTCTGCACGCTAAATGCCTGCCATGACCCTGCAATGGTCTCAGTCCTATTGAGACATTCAGGGGTGAAGCTCATCTTTGTGGACTATGAGTTGTATGAGATTGCCCCAAGGGCCCTTGACCTCATTGGAAAGATTTCAAATTGATCAGCCTCGGACATGATTTTTACACTGCAAAGTTTGATAATTCAGAAGATAGGGAGTACGTACTTCGGGAAGGTCCCCGGATAATCCTCGGCCATTACCTTTCGATGAGGGCATGGGTCCCTGATTTCGTCCCCTCCAAGGCTACAATCGATAGGGCGGCAGTGTGGGTGAGGATTCATGAATTCCCTGCGGAGTAATATACTGAGGAATGTCTTTTGGGAGCTAGGGAATATCATTGGTAAAACAGTTAAAATTGATTACATTACTGAGGCTCATGAGAAAGGGAATTTTACCATATCCTTCACGATTCTTACACGTGCATATCCTGCACTAGTCACCCAGTAATCAACATCGATATTGCGTCCAAATAGAAACGACGGATGATCCAAAACTCACGACGTATGCTATAAGATCAACAGACGGCATCCAATCTATATGCCGCAGAGCAGATTCTTGCAACccttcaaatctatcattccTCAGTTAACCATATACGTGTCAAATTCGAACGGGTAAATGAGACAAGACCGCGTTTTTCGGAAATGGATCAACTGTTGCCCGTGAAAATCCAGTAACGGTCAACAGACAGTGAAGTCCTTTTCTCCTTAGAAATTTCAAACTGGACACCTGGAGGACGTCTTTTCCCCGCGTACATGTAGACCATGTGAAATATTGTTACTATCAACATCAGgtttttaataaaagtaaCCTTTATCTTTCGTTAAATTTTAAGGAAAGCAATGTTATTATCATCTCCTCTTTTCCTTCGTCTTCCCATCAGGAAAACTTTACCTTTTAACGGATTGACTTAGTTTGACTAAATTAATCGATGCTCAATTGACTTTCGGAtatcagggtttcacaccgaaaaaatatcaacatatatatattgactaaattattattaaatgcaataatattattctaaacattattattgttaataGGATATTGATACAATAGATAAAAAGATAGAGATTATGATAATTCCTATTTGAAAATGATTAATTCAACATATGTACAACTCGACCACCGCTTAGTTATACAAATTTTTGTATTATggtcatcatatatatatatatatatatatgtatataagaaCTTTTAAATATATCCATAATAATCTACCCAAAAAAtccataataaataatattatttactcgTAATATAATGCTGTATATATACATCGGAATTAGCTaattgcttttttctttttccctggCCGTTCAATCAATTGCTTGAGGTAAAAGTAACATTATCTATCtacccataaaaaaaatacatcatACAAAACTGATCCAGTGGTCCTTGCGGGGCTGTCATTTCATGGAAAGTGGAAAATCACCGCCTGCTGAGTAAGCAGcatgaatataaatatataagtgCGAATGAatgaagaagaatgagaagGCAAGTGGGAGAGAGTTGCATATCATTCAGGCGATATGGTTTCCCATAAGTCAGTTGCATTGGTAATGCAGCTAAGCGCTTTGTTGTCAGTACTTTTAGGATTTTGTGGGAGTGGAAGGTTGTCAATAGCATGATTGGAACCAGAGAGGATCGGACGGATGAAGCTCAAAGCCGCCTTCAATCTCCCTAATGGGTTGGAACTTCCTTTGTGGCTTGACGATCAAGGTGATTGTTGCAGATGGGAAGGTGCCAGGTGCCACAACATCAGCATGCGAGTGACTAAGCTCCTGCTCAATGATACACGAGATTCCCGCCTAGGCCCATGGTCTCTTAATTCCTCCTTGTTCCTCCCATTCGAGGAACTTGAAGTACTTGACTTGGGCTTCAATCAGCTAActggtctctctctctctctctctctctctcaagtcATTGTTACTCTGCCCGCTCGAGCTagtctctttttctttttttccccctttttggAAGACCGCTACAGCTAGTTTGCATTTGTGTATGTTTTCAAGTATACTTCTACTGGAAAatatggtatatatatatcaatggcTACTGCGGCTTGTCATgaagtttcttctttttctttactttcttccTCTGGCAGTGTTAATGGAGACTTTGAGATCGAAGAGATTACAAGTGTTAGATTTGCGTACGAACGAACTAACAGAGGTTCCCTCCTTGCATGAGTTGCCATCCTTGAATGCACTGTACTTACAATTCAATTATCGCCGGAAGAACCTCTCCCGTCTTGAAGGTGCATACTGAGTACTGCACCAATTAATCTAGTACCAAAGCCAACCCCTTTAATTCTTTCATCCTTACAGTCAAGCTTCTAAGactttcaatatatatatatatatataacaggACTGAAGCTGGAGGCGGTAGATGTCTCGTTCAATCATTGGGCTGGAGATAGTCTTTCAGCAATTTGGAGCATGGCATCCCTTAAAGCCTAGTCGATAGCTGGCAATCAATTGGGAGACTCAATATTTCAAGGTAACTTATCTGAAAGTTATCCTATCTTAGCGTAGTTTTCCAAAATATTTCAGATTCTTGAGTTAACATCGGACCAATGACTAGCAAAATCTATTTGGACAGGCTTGTGTCAGTTGAAGGGTCTTGAAGAGTTGGATGCTTCCTATAATGAGTTTGTAAGCAGCATTCCACCATGCATTCAGAACATGACCTCACTGTATGCACTCCATCTTCATCGTAACCATTTTGGAGGGAACATCCCTTCTTCCCTCTTCGCTAATCTCGAGTCACTGCGATATATCTCTCTTTCTGGGAAAGCTTTTGAAGGGTCATTTTCTCTCGCTGCATTAACCAACAACTCTAGGCTTGAAGTATTTGATCCTGCCAACAATTACCATCATTTGAATATCACGACAGAGGATCCTCTCCATGCTCCTTCGGCTCAGTTAAAGATCTTGCGTTTATCTGACTGTACACTCAACGAACCTCGTGGTGTCATCCCTACCTTTCTACGAGACCAACACGAGCTAAGACTTCTTGATCTCAGCCATAACAACATGAGCGGAGCTTTTCCATCTTGGTTATTAGAGAACAACACAAAACTAGAGGCCTTAAAGCTTTCAAATAATGCCTTCTCCAGAAGTTTTAGTTTCAACTCCTCCACTGCAAGCAATGTTGACATACAGTTGATTGATGTGTCATCAAATTTTATAGATGGAGAACTTCCTGTTTCTATCGGTTCCTCCTTTCCAAATTCAGCTTTCATCAACATGTCCAGAAATGTTATTCGTGGGGGAATCCCTTCTTCTCTGGGCGACATGAGGTTGTTGACTTTGCTAGACTTGTCAGATAATGATTTCATCGGAGAGCTGCCGGAGTCATTTCTCCGAAAGGGTCAACATCTCGAGGTTCTAAAGTTGTCGGAGAATAATTTGAGTGGCGAAATACTTCCAAGGACGGCCAACTTGACAAAGTTACATGCTCTATCTTTGGACAGCAATAAATTCACCGGAGCGATTTCTCCCGGGTTGCTTAACAGCCCCGGCTTACATTTTCTGGACGTAAGCAGCAACTTTCTGTCAGGGACAGTTCCTAGTTGGATCGGAGACTTTGAAAGCTTGGAGAATCTTATCTTGTCGTATAATTCCCTGGAAGGTCCTTCGCCTTTGAGCTTTTGCAAATTGAATCTTAAGCTCTTGTGCCTTGCAGCTAACGGTTTTGGTCCCACGATACCTTCATGTGCAAATGTTTCAATGCTATTACATTTAAGCTTGGGGATCAATCACCTTCCAGGACCTTTTCCGCAGTTTCTAAGTGATGCTTCATCAATAGTGACATTGGATCTCAGAAACAACGAATATTCAGGAAAAATCCCAAAGTGGATTGGTTCATTTCCAAACCTTCAGGCTCTTTTATTGAAAGAAAACAACTTCGAAGGTCTGATCCCTCACGAGTTGTGCCAGTTAAAGAATATGAGCATCATGGATCTATCAAATAATAGTCTCTCAGGACCCATTCCGTCTTGTTTGAGTACTCTGGATTTCGGAAACCTGAGAGTGCTTGGAGCATTTCGTACACTCTCTATTTCTAATGCATCTGCCTCTATGATCTATAAGTTCAATTCGAAGGTTTCATTCTTTGTTGAAAATGCTGTAGTAACTGCCTACACGGATGATCAATTAGTAGAAGTGAAGTTCATCTCCAAGAGCAGGTAAGATTCTTAGAGGGGAAGCATCCTGGAGTACATGTCTGGGCTAGATCTCTCGTGCAACAATTTGAGCGGTTCTATCCCACCAGAAATTGGGTACATGATCAATCTTCTCATATTGAACCTTTCAAATAATCATCTCCTGGGCCCGATTCCAAGCACATTCTCTGGATTGAAACAAATAGAGAGTCTCGACCTTTCATACAATGGGTTGACTGGAAAAATACCACCGCAGTTGACAGAGCTCTCCTTCTTATCGATCTTCACTGTGGCTCACAATAACCTATCGGGGCAAACGCCTGAAAGGAAAAACCAATTCGCCACGTTTGATGAAAAGAGCTATGAAGGTAACATCTTCCTCTGCGGGCTGCCATTAGAGAGTTGCAACACTTCAGGGCAGTCTCCGCTGACACCAACAATTCCAGATCAAAAGGAAGACTACTCCTTCAAAGAAGCCTTCGCATGGAGCTTTGCGGGATCATATGTCGTCGCATTCCTTGGAACTGTGGCGTTTCTCTTCATTAGCTCCCACTACAGAACAATCATGTTTAACTTTTTCTATAGGCAAATCATCTGTTTTTATTGATAGGCAGATCACACGTGATGGAGAAGAGCTTTCTTGTATGATGttttagagtgcgtttggatttagagttgagttgagttttagttttaattgatttctaatgattgtattgttgaattatgagaaaaagtttgaaaaagtaatgaatagttgagagaaagtaatgattaaataatgattgtgttgttgaattgtgaaaaagtaatgaatagttgagagaatttaatattaaaaattgaattgaatgattaaaaaataaaaaaatgtaatgattgtgttgttgaattgaaaataagtggaatTGAGATGAGTTGAGTTGTGTTGTTTTAGGAAGTGACTTTTTGTATTACTATGTTTTTTTCAGATTCTCTCCTGATCAATAAGTGCAACACGAGACTCATTCAGCTGCTTCTTTTCATATTCGGGACCATTCACCCGGGCCTCCCTCATCCTTTGGGCTAGCTGATTGAGAATGAGCAACATCTGCACAAGAGAACTGATGAGAGAGTCCATTCCCCGTTTATAAAGCACAATTCAATCTTTGCAATCCTATAGGTAAATTAACcttaggattttttttatttctcttgCACCAACTGTTCATAGCAAGCTGCAATATATTTCTCTGCAAGTACAATGATGCCCTGATGTCGGTGGGGACCTTTTGACGATTTAAAGTATGGACAtgtttttcttgttcttcttgttgttgttgttagtGTATGTACAGCCCTTTGAATGCCGAGAAAGTCCGCTCTTGGAAATGGATTATATTCGGGCCATGGGCATTTTCGTTTTATTTAGGAGAACACACAGGTTACACACCCATTGACCACTTTTATTTAGGTGAACATGCTACGATATGCCCTATATCGACTAAAACTAGGTACCACCCCATGCATTACgtgggtttttttttaaatatttatttattagacATGACCACATGTCTCACGGAaacaatattaatttattgaaaattttttaagttatgaattttctttcaatttaaaatttattcgaCTGACTTTTcctcataatttttatataataaacaaCGATCATAATTAGATGATCGTGGCATTACACAGTTTAAACATCAAGTCATTTGGTTTATccatgactttttttttaatctttcaggaatatatttaattgataaC of the Punica granatum isolate Tunisia-2019 chromosome 6, ASM765513v2, whole genome shotgun sequence genome contains:
- the LOC116211545 gene encoding receptor-like protein 15 isoform X2 — translated: MVSHQSFALVMQLSAQLLILLGFCGSGGLSIACFEPERIGLMKLKAAFNLPNGSALPSWRDDQGDCCRWEGVSCHNISMRVTKLLLNHTRDSRLAPWSLKASFFLPFEELEVLDLGFNQLTAFTETLRLKRLQVLDLRANELTEVPSLHELPSLNALYLQFNYRPKNLSRLEGLKLEAVDVSFNHLAGDSLSAIWSMTSLKALSIAGNQLGDSIFQGLCQLKGLEELDASYNEFVSSIPPCIQNMTSLYALHLHRNHFGGNIPSSLFANLESLRYISLSGKAFEGSFSLAALTNNSRLEVFDPANNYHHLNITTEDPLHAPSAQLKILRLSDCTLNEPRGVIPTFLRDQHELRLLDLSHNNMSGAFPSWLLENNTKLEALKLSNNAFSRSFSFNSSTASNVDIQLIDVSSNFIDGELPVSIGSSFPNSAFINMSRNVIRGGIPSSLGDMRLLTLLDLSDNDFIGELPESFLRKGQHLEVLKLSENNLSGEILPRTANLTKLHALSLDSNKFTGAISPGLLNSPGLHFLDVSSNFLSGTVPSWIGDFESLENLILSYNSLEGPSPLSFCKLNLKLLCLAANGFGPTIPSCANVSMLLHLSLGINHLPGPFPQFLSDASSIVTLDLRNNEYSGKIPKWIGSFPNLQALLLKENNFEGLIPHELCQLKNMSIMDLSNNSLSGPIPSCLSTLDFGNLRVLGAFRTLSISNASASMIYKFNSKVSFFVENAVVTAYTDDQLVEVKFISKSR
- the LOC116211548 gene encoding putative receptor-like protein 8; protein product: MSGLDLSCNNLSGSIPPEIGYMINLLILNLSNNHLLGPIPSTFSGLKQIESLDLSYNGLTGKIPPQLTELSFLSIFTVAHNNLSGQTPERKNQFATFDEKSYEGNIFLCGLPLESCNTSGQSPLTPTIPDQKEDYSFKEAFAWSFAGSYVVAFLGTVAFLFISSHYRTIMFNFFYRQIICFY